A single Chryseobacterium sp. DNA region contains:
- the tpiA gene encoding triose-phosphate isomerase, translating to MRRKIVAGNWKMNKNVIDAQQLMIQLLSYKNNANTNCEVWIAPPALYLMMAKDIFEKDEIGVFSQDMSEHESGAYTGEISADMLESIDANGSLIGHSERRQYHGETDSHCNRKIKLALDKGLIPVYCNGETLEQRKAGQHFEVVKNQTEVALFTLSAEEIKKVVIAYEPVWAIGTGETATPEQAQEIHAHIRSIIAAKYGQEVADEVSILYGGSVKPDNAKEIFSQPDIDGGLIGGAALKLEDFSKIIEAFN from the coding sequence ATGAGAAGAAAAATAGTTGCAGGCAACTGGAAAATGAACAAAAATGTAATTGATGCACAACAATTAATGATTCAGTTACTAAGCTATAAAAACAATGCTAACACAAACTGCGAAGTTTGGATCGCTCCACCGGCTTTATATTTAATGATGGCAAAAGACATCTTTGAAAAAGATGAAATCGGGGTATTTTCTCAGGATATGAGCGAGCATGAGAGTGGAGCTTATACAGGTGAAATTTCTGCAGACATGTTAGAGTCTATCGATGCCAACGGGTCATTGATCGGTCACTCCGAAAGAAGACAGTATCATGGTGAAACTGATTCTCACTGCAACAGAAAAATCAAATTAGCACTTGATAAGGGTCTTATTCCTGTCTATTGCAATGGGGAAACTCTTGAGCAGAGAAAAGCTGGTCAGCACTTTGAGGTGGTAAAAAACCAGACTGAAGTAGCATTATTCACGCTTTCTGCTGAAGAAATCAAGAAAGTGGTGATTGCTTATGAGCCGGTTTGGGCTATTGGTACAGGGGAAACAGCTACTCCAGAGCAGGCTCAGGAAATCCATGCCCATATCAGAAGTATCATTGCTGCAAAATACGGTCAGGAAGTCGCTGATGAGGTTTCTATCCTTTACGGAGGGTCTGTAAAACCAGACAATGCCAAGGAAATTTTCTCACAGCCTGATATAGACGGAGGTTTGATCGGCGGAGCTGCTTTGAAATTAGAGGATTTCTCTAAAATTATTGAAGCTTTTAATTAA
- the tsaE gene encoding tRNA (adenosine(37)-N6)-threonylcarbamoyltransferase complex ATPase subunit type 1 TsaE: protein MEIHSLNEWQNMVDEILPKLKYNILLLKGNLGAGKTTFTQFLLKNLGSTDEVSSPTYSIVNEYSTSKGKVYHFDLYRLKSIEEVYDIGIEEYLDNSFLCIIEWPEVYEEELYGLNYHTMSIMNNGESREVSFD, encoded by the coding sequence ATGGAAATACACTCCTTAAACGAATGGCAGAATATGGTGGATGAAATTCTTCCTAAACTAAAGTATAACATCCTTTTACTCAAAGGAAATTTGGGAGCCGGTAAAACTACTTTTACCCAGTTTCTGCTTAAAAATCTGGGAAGTACAGATGAGGTCAGCTCCCCTACTTATTCTATTGTCAACGAATACAGCACCTCCAAAGGAAAAGTATATCATTTTGACCTTTACCGCTTAAAAAGCATTGAAGAAGTCTATGATATCGGTATTGAAGAATACCTGGACAATTCTTTTTTATGCATCATTGAATGGCCGGAAGTCTATGAAGAGGAGCTTTACGGGCTCAACTACCACACAATGAGTATCATGAACAACGGTGAGAGCAGAGAAGTTTCATTCGATTAA
- the clpP gene encoding ATP-dependent Clp endopeptidase proteolytic subunit ClpP: MDIKKEFRDFSVKHLGNNGLVTDQYMGMYGPTNLTPYIMEERRLNVAQMDVFSRLMMDRIIFLGTGIDDQVANIVTAQLLFLESADPSKDIQIYINSPGGSVYAGLGIYDTMQIIKPDVATICTGMAASMGAVLLVAGEKGKRSALKHSRVMIHQPSGGAQGVASDMEINLREMLKLKQELYEIIGHHSGQTYEWVEKSSDRDYWMTSEEAKGYGMVDEVLQRSTEKK, translated from the coding sequence ATGGACATTAAAAAAGAATTCAGAGATTTCTCTGTAAAACATTTAGGAAACAACGGTCTGGTTACCGATCAGTATATGGGAATGTATGGCCCAACGAATCTTACACCGTACATCATGGAGGAAAGAAGACTAAACGTTGCTCAAATGGACGTTTTCTCACGTTTGATGATGGACAGAATCATCTTCCTGGGAACAGGAATTGATGATCAGGTAGCCAATATCGTTACAGCACAGCTTTTGTTCCTGGAAAGTGCAGATCCATCCAAAGATATCCAGATCTATATCAACTCTCCTGGTGGCAGTGTGTATGCCGGTTTGGGAATTTATGACACGATGCAGATTATCAAGCCGGATGTGGCAACCATCTGTACAGGTATGGCTGCTTCCATGGGAGCTGTATTATTAGTGGCCGGAGAAAAAGGAAAGCGTTCTGCTCTTAAGCATTCAAGAGTGATGATCCACCAGCCGTCCGGAGGTGCTCAGGGAGTTGCTTCTGATATGGAGATCAACCTGAGAGAGATGTTGAAATTAAAGCAGGAGCTTTATGAAATCATTGGACACCACTCAGGGCAGACGTATGAGTGGGTTGAGAAATCTTCTGATAGAGACTATTGGATGACTTCTGAAGAAGCTAAAGGCTACGGAATGGTAGATGAGGTTTTACAGAGATCAACAGAGAAAAAATAA
- a CDS encoding GLPGLI family protein, whose protein sequence is MMSKAGTGKLKVDDNNIEILGKINKQKAKYYKSSLTQTVVINEYIDDHSYWITDELPKIVWNTNYTDTKKIGAYICKKATAKFRGSKITAFYAPDLPFAVGPYKFYGLSGVILEIGEDNNHVNSWKAESIELNIPEDMVLAFPDKKTISYREFIRLQDEKDWEEVKRLTSNLNNGVVISIDSPKRNGIEKKYEWE, encoded by the coding sequence ATGATGTCTAAGGCTGGTACAGGTAAATTGAAGGTAGATGATAACAATATTGAAATATTAGGGAAGATAAATAAGCAAAAAGCAAAATATTATAAATCTTCTTTAACTCAAACAGTTGTTATTAATGAATATATTGATGATCATTCTTACTGGATCACAGATGAACTTCCAAAAATTGTCTGGAATACAAATTATACTGACACGAAGAAAATCGGAGCATATATTTGTAAAAAAGCAACGGCAAAGTTTAGAGGAAGCAAGATAACAGCCTTTTATGCCCCTGACTTGCCATTTGCTGTCGGACCATATAAATTTTATGGCTTATCAGGAGTGATTTTAGAGATTGGAGAAGATAATAATCATGTTAATTCATGGAAGGCTGAGAGTATTGAACTTAATATTCCTGAGGATATGGTGTTAGCATTTCCTGATAAAAAAACAATTTCCTATAGAGAATTTATCCGTTTACAAGATGAGAAAGATTGGGAAGAAGTAAAAAGACTGACATCCAATCTCAATAATGGAGTTGTAATAAGTATTGATTCACCAAAAAGAAATGGTATTGAAAAAAAATATGAATGGGAATAA
- a CDS encoding GLPGLI family protein gives MKILICFLFCSLYFGQNTRIAYEYTYKIDSLDREKQEKEVMFLDIWKKGSHFYSYPKYVYDSLKSVQIQKVSSLHRKEYNFSNFQNKSKVKFSVEKEYPEYKTYLQNKIGEKRCTIGRNTQINWSILPNQKIIKNYTVQKATASFGGRNWIAWFSTEIPFPDGPYCFYGLPGLILEIQDTKGDHIFKLIGIKKNISSGNALNNDKKALITEQKFNKIWKEYRKDPSANVKNIFLNSGVQASLNWNGEEIKQSDIIRNLEKQAEQEIKTNNNFIELLLYQ, from the coding sequence ATGAAAATCCTAATATGCTTTTTATTCTGTTCCTTGTATTTTGGGCAGAATACAAGAATTGCTTACGAGTATACCTATAAGATTGATTCTTTAGATAGAGAAAAACAGGAAAAGGAAGTGATGTTTTTGGATATATGGAAAAAGGGATCTCATTTTTACAGCTATCCAAAGTATGTGTATGACTCTTTAAAAAGTGTCCAAATCCAAAAAGTATCCTCTTTACATCGTAAAGAATATAACTTTTCGAATTTTCAGAATAAGTCTAAAGTTAAATTTTCCGTTGAAAAGGAATACCCCGAATATAAAACCTATTTACAGAATAAAATAGGAGAAAAAAGATGTACGATAGGGAGAAATACTCAAATAAACTGGAGTATCCTTCCCAATCAGAAAATAATAAAAAATTATACCGTTCAAAAAGCTACGGCTTCTTTTGGGGGAAGAAATTGGATTGCCTGGTTCTCCACTGAAATTCCATTCCCGGATGGGCCTTATTGTTTTTATGGTTTGCCAGGGTTAATTTTAGAAATTCAAGATACTAAAGGTGATCATATTTTCAAATTGATAGGAATTAAGAAAAATATTTCCTCGGGGAATGCATTGAATAATGATAAGAAAGCTCTTATTACGGAACAAAAATTTAATAAGATTTGGAAAGAGTACAGGAAAGATCCTTCTGCGAATGTGAAAAATATATTTTTAAATTCAGGCGTTCAGGCGAGTTTAAATTGGAACGGCGAAGAAATAAAGCAGAGTGATATCATTAGAAATTTAGAGAAACAGGCAGAACAAGAAATTAAAACCAATAACAATTTTATAGAACTACTATTGTATCAATAA
- a CDS encoding T9SS type A sorting domain-containing protein, whose amino-acid sequence MRKIYFFFLLLFMQFLSAQFTENDIRFWVGTGSKKAYFIADFNDGKTPASYVWGYRFDSDGLTMEDMINAIAAAEPKIEVEIPSGFFYSFNYNHHIPDMNNDYWFTWSGPSQGNMAWNNGVSDPLIDGKWYGASYGYDNADDPPSLPVTAYGSNWFAASQITHWIGTGSNKSLVVIDFGTDNTNGAADSFVFGIQYNGSITAEQALQLIQTQTSYFNFTSANNQISTLSLNTFSGSTSGSDTWKLYQGKDLSSWQKKTGLSQLQLSNNDWLGLSFGQRRPFIPVEAASTLGISSAYKKTFKIYPNPASDFIRIETSEKVQDVIIYSSLRQKVMTSQATTIDIHSLNPGLYFVEVKTAGGSTLYKILKK is encoded by the coding sequence ATGAGAAAAATCTATTTTTTTTTCTTACTGCTTTTTATGCAGTTTTTATCTGCCCAATTCACAGAAAACGACATTAGGTTTTGGGTAGGAACAGGATCAAAGAAGGCCTATTTCATTGCAGATTTCAACGATGGCAAGACGCCTGCTTCTTATGTCTGGGGATACCGTTTTGATTCGGATGGACTAACCATGGAAGATATGATCAATGCCATTGCAGCAGCAGAACCCAAAATAGAAGTGGAAATCCCTTCCGGCTTCTTTTACAGCTTTAATTACAACCACCATATTCCCGATATGAATAATGATTATTGGTTTACCTGGTCAGGACCAAGCCAGGGAAATATGGCATGGAATAACGGAGTAAGTGATCCTCTCATCGATGGAAAATGGTACGGAGCATCTTATGGCTACGATAATGCGGATGATCCTCCTTCCCTTCCTGTTACTGCCTATGGCTCCAACTGGTTTGCTGCCTCCCAGATCACCCACTGGATCGGAACCGGCAGTAACAAAAGTCTTGTGGTGATTGATTTTGGAACAGATAATACAAACGGTGCCGCCGATTCTTTTGTTTTTGGAATTCAATACAACGGAAGTATTACTGCTGAACAGGCGCTGCAGCTCATTCAGACCCAAACCTCTTATTTTAATTTTACGTCAGCAAATAACCAGATTTCTACGCTATCACTGAATACCTTTAGCGGCAGTACTTCGGGATCGGATACCTGGAAATTATATCAGGGAAAAGACCTTTCAAGCTGGCAAAAAAAGACAGGCCTTTCTCAGCTTCAGCTCAGCAACAATGACTGGCTGGGTTTAAGTTTTGGACAAAGAAGGCCATTTATTCCTGTAGAAGCAGCTTCAACACTGGGTATTTCTTCTGCTTATAAAAAAACATTTAAAATTTATCCTAATCCGGCAAGTGATTTTATCAGGATTGAAACGTCTGAAAAAGTTCAGGATGTAATTATTTATTCTTCTTTAAGACAGAAAGTGATGACTTCTCAAGCAACTACAATTGATATTCACTCTTTGAATCCAGGGCTTTATTTTGTTGAGGTCAAAACTGCAGGCGGATCAACATTATATAAAATATTAAAGAAGTAG
- a CDS encoding alanine dehydrogenase has translation MSTNIFTPFTEEELMPKEEKLEVIKKGKQFSIGIPKETCLNERRTCITPDAVQVLVEHGHEIIIESGAGQGSFFTDLQYSESGAKITNDPKEAFGQDLILKINPPTEEEIEYMKPNTYLVSALQINLRDKEYFLKLAERKINAIAFEFIADEYKQLALVRLIGEIAGTVSVLYASELLALSNGLMLGGITGVRPAEVVILGAGIVGEFATKAAIGLGASIKVFDNSLSKLRRLHTMVDSRVPTSIIDPKELSKSLRRADVVIGALPRLNMMPIVTEDMVMKMKKGSVIIDITIDNGKVIETSELTTMEDPYVIKHGVIHCGLPNLTSRMPRTTTKAISNFFLSYILNYDEEGGFENMLIRKNEMKQSLYMYKGRHTKKIICDRFGLTYHDINLLIF, from the coding sequence ATGAGTACAAATATTTTTACTCCTTTCACAGAAGAAGAATTGATGCCGAAAGAAGAAAAATTGGAGGTTATAAAAAAAGGAAAACAATTCAGTATTGGAATTCCTAAAGAAACCTGTTTAAACGAAAGGAGGACCTGCATTACTCCAGACGCTGTACAGGTGCTGGTAGAGCATGGTCATGAGATCATTATAGAATCAGGGGCCGGACAGGGTTCATTTTTTACAGATTTACAGTATTCCGAGTCCGGAGCAAAGATTACCAACGATCCTAAAGAAGCTTTCGGACAGGACCTCATCTTAAAGATCAATCCTCCTACAGAAGAGGAAATTGAATATATGAAACCTAATACTTACCTGGTTTCTGCCCTTCAGATCAACCTCAGAGATAAGGAATATTTCTTAAAACTTGCAGAAAGAAAAATAAATGCGATTGCTTTTGAATTTATTGCGGATGAATACAAGCAGCTCGCACTGGTAAGATTAATCGGTGAAATTGCAGGAACAGTTTCTGTTTTATATGCTTCGGAGCTGTTGGCATTATCAAACGGCTTAATGCTGGGAGGAATTACAGGGGTAAGACCTGCTGAAGTTGTGATTTTGGGGGCTGGAATTGTAGGTGAGTTTGCTACAAAAGCAGCTATTGGATTAGGCGCCAGTATCAAGGTTTTTGACAATTCATTATCTAAATTGAGAAGACTTCACACGATGGTTGACAGCCGGGTTCCGACGTCTATCATTGATCCTAAAGAACTCAGCAAAAGCTTAAGACGTGCTGATGTAGTGATTGGAGCTCTTCCAAGGCTCAATATGATGCCTATCGTTACGGAAGATATGGTGATGAAAATGAAAAAAGGCAGCGTCATTATTGATATTACCATCGATAATGGTAAGGTAATTGAAACTTCCGAGCTGACTACAATGGAAGATCCTTATGTCATTAAGCATGGCGTGATCCACTGCGGTCTTCCAAACCTGACCTCAAGAATGCCGAGAACCACCACTAAGGCCATTTCCAATTTCTTCCTTTCGTATATCCTGAATTATGATGAAGAAGGCGGTTTTGAAAATATGCTGATCCGCAAAAATGAAATGAAGCAGAGTTTATATATGTATAAAGGCAGACATACCAAAAAGATCATCTGCGACCGTTTCGGACTTACCTACCACGATATCAATCTTTTAATTTTCTAA
- a CDS encoding esterase-like activity of phytase family protein, with translation MKKLLLSVLVLTALASCKDDDNINTQDINYSKLPQEFPFSTLATVNGVDVINGGFGSGAAAHPQRKGEFYVITDRGPNTDYLSGKKFLAPNFTPTIMHFKINAEGNIEVIKYIKLKNPSGQPITGLPNPVGMGSTGEVAYDASGNVLGTDQYGLDSESLVAAADGTFWVSDEYGPHIVHYSAEGVELERISPVGVNTGTRKLPAVLAKRRANRGMEGLCITPDGRTLVGTIQSMMYVPTKALATNTTLTRIVTFDIITGQTKQFLYRQDGGASDSVCDITAIGNNEFLVIERDGNFGSQGGIKKVYRINLAGATDVNGTDIAAADGMKINNKALEQSSWDEITNAGIKSVSKKLAVDLVSKLGYEHDKFEGIVYLGNNKLAVFNDDDFGVVDDGNGNPKAKILPKTGKVDKGTMYVVDIQ, from the coding sequence ATGAAAAAACTGCTATTATCTGTGTTGGTATTAACGGCGTTGGCATCGTGTAAAGATGACGACAATATCAATACCCAGGATATCAATTATTCTAAACTTCCACAGGAATTTCCTTTTTCCACATTGGCAACAGTAAATGGAGTAGACGTGATCAATGGCGGATTCGGTTCCGGAGCAGCAGCTCATCCTCAAAGAAAAGGTGAATTTTATGTCATTACAGACCGTGGTCCGAATACAGATTATCTGAGCGGTAAAAAATTCCTAGCCCCTAATTTTACGCCCACCATCATGCATTTTAAAATCAATGCAGAAGGAAATATTGAGGTGATTAAATATATTAAACTTAAAAATCCATCCGGCCAGCCTATCACAGGACTTCCAAATCCTGTAGGAATGGGAAGTACCGGGGAGGTAGCCTATGATGCATCAGGAAATGTCTTGGGAACAGATCAATATGGTCTGGACAGTGAGAGTCTTGTAGCAGCGGCAGATGGTACCTTCTGGGTTTCGGATGAATATGGTCCCCATATCGTTCATTACAGTGCAGAAGGGGTGGAATTGGAAAGAATAAGCCCGGTCGGAGTGAATACGGGGACCAGAAAACTGCCTGCTGTGTTGGCTAAAAGAAGAGCCAACAGAGGAATGGAAGGACTTTGCATTACACCTGACGGCAGAACATTGGTAGGAACAATACAGTCAATGATGTATGTTCCGACTAAAGCATTAGCCACCAATACCACGTTGACAAGAATTGTAACATTCGATATTATTACCGGGCAGACCAAACAGTTTTTATACAGGCAGGACGGCGGTGCTTCCGACTCAGTCTGCGATATTACAGCGATTGGGAATAATGAATTCTTGGTGATTGAAAGAGACGGTAATTTCGGATCACAGGGCGGTATTAAAAAAGTATACAGAATCAACCTGGCCGGAGCTACTGATGTTAACGGAACAGATATTGCAGCAGCAGACGGAATGAAAATCAATAATAAAGCTTTAGAACAGAGCAGCTGGGATGAAATTACCAATGCAGGGATAAAATCTGTTTCTAAAAAATTGGCAGTGGATCTGGTTTCAAAACTGGGGTATGAACATGATAAGTTCGAGGGAATTGTTTATTTGGGAAATAATAAACTGGCTGTTTTCAATGATGATGATTTTGGAGTGGTGGATGACGGAAACGGAAACCCCAAAGCTAAAATTCTTCCTAAAACAGGGAAGGTAGACAAAGGAACTATGTATGTAGTCGATATTCAATAA
- the dnaG gene encoding DNA primase, whose amino-acid sequence MISKQTIDKIFSTIRVEEIVGEYVQLKRAGSNYKGLSPFHDEKTPSFVVSASKQIWKDFSTGKGGTAISFLMEIENFTYPEALRHAAKKYGIEIEEDQREISEEAKNAQTEKDLLYKIHEVANNYFQEILWSAEDGRSIGLSYFKERELKDDIIKKFQLGYSPEKKNAFTAYALEKGYSKEILEKSGLSIFPENAPAGVDRFRERVIFPIHSFSGRVLGFGARILKNNVKTAKYLNSPETEIYHKSNVLYGLNQSKQAISRKNACLLVEGYMDVISLHMSGIENVVASSGTSLTTEQIKLIKRLTENVTILFDGDNAGIKASFRSIDMLLTEGMNIRVLLFPDGDDPDSFARKHPQEYVEKYIENEAMDFIDFKAEILLRDVENDPIKKAEAIRDIVKSVSFVQNALKREVYLKEVSNKFGLSEQSLFNELDVQKQITQNQTQHVQHQKEKALPKMEIVPLDQEKEDPFLYDVLFMENKLVDHMLMFGDIVLKRKNENNEEYQITVIEEILHHFEEEQYVFLVKENEIIINQVREGIQKEELRSGNFFVSFMDEEITSKVVDALIPLDELENWASRNIYPPNYGDKVADQVKGDVLLHKYRYIDYLIKETAKELDQYSNSDEVKYYELIKKITLLKQASIRLSNIIEYSPIKGIYINRKR is encoded by the coding sequence ATGATTTCTAAGCAGACCATAGATAAAATATTCTCCACAATCAGGGTAGAAGAGATTGTGGGGGAATATGTGCAGTTGAAAAGAGCGGGGTCTAATTACAAGGGGCTCAGTCCGTTCCATGATGAGAAGACGCCGAGTTTTGTAGTTTCTGCCAGTAAGCAGATCTGGAAGGATTTCTCAACGGGAAAAGGAGGAACTGCCATTTCTTTCCTGATGGAGATTGAAAATTTCACCTATCCTGAGGCCCTTCGCCATGCCGCTAAGAAGTATGGAATTGAAATAGAAGAAGATCAGCGGGAGATCTCTGAAGAGGCTAAAAATGCACAGACGGAAAAAGATCTGCTGTATAAAATCCATGAGGTTGCCAATAATTATTTTCAGGAGATTCTTTGGAGTGCTGAAGACGGAAGAAGCATCGGGCTTTCTTACTTTAAAGAAAGAGAGCTTAAGGACGATATCATCAAGAAATTTCAGCTCGGATATTCTCCGGAAAAGAAAAATGCCTTTACGGCATATGCCCTGGAAAAAGGATATTCAAAAGAAATTCTGGAAAAATCGGGACTTTCTATTTTCCCGGAAAATGCCCCGGCAGGAGTAGACCGGTTCCGGGAAAGGGTTATTTTTCCCATCCACAGTTTTTCAGGAAGAGTACTGGGCTTTGGCGCAAGGATCCTTAAGAACAATGTTAAAACAGCAAAGTATCTCAACTCTCCGGAGACTGAGATTTATCATAAATCAAATGTTCTTTACGGATTAAACCAGAGCAAACAGGCTATCTCAAGAAAGAACGCCTGTCTTTTGGTGGAAGGATATATGGATGTGATTTCCCTGCATATGTCCGGGATTGAAAACGTAGTGGCAAGTTCCGGAACTTCCCTGACCACGGAACAGATCAAGCTGATCAAAAGGCTTACGGAAAACGTAACCATTCTTTTCGATGGAGATAATGCAGGAATCAAAGCCAGTTTCCGAAGCATTGATATGCTGTTGACGGAAGGAATGAATATCCGGGTACTGCTTTTTCCGGATGGAGACGACCCGGATTCTTTTGCCCGGAAACATCCACAGGAATATGTAGAAAAATACATCGAAAATGAAGCGATGGATTTTATCGACTTTAAGGCCGAGATCCTGTTAAGAGATGTTGAAAATGATCCTATTAAGAAGGCAGAAGCCATACGGGATATTGTAAAATCTGTTTCTTTTGTGCAAAATGCCCTGAAAAGGGAAGTATACCTTAAAGAAGTTTCCAATAAATTCGGGCTTTCAGAGCAGAGCCTTTTCAATGAATTGGATGTTCAGAAGCAGATCACTCAGAATCAGACCCAACATGTCCAGCACCAGAAAGAAAAGGCTCTTCCAAAAATGGAGATTGTGCCTTTGGATCAGGAAAAGGAAGATCCATTTCTGTATGATGTCTTATTTATGGAGAATAAGTTGGTAGATCATATGCTGATGTTTGGAGATATTGTTCTGAAACGTAAAAATGAGAATAATGAGGAGTATCAGATCACTGTGATTGAAGAGATTCTTCATCATTTTGAAGAAGAGCAGTATGTATTTTTGGTTAAAGAAAATGAAATCATTATCAATCAGGTTCGGGAAGGGATTCAAAAAGAAGAACTCAGAAGCGGAAACTTTTTTGTATCTTTTATGGACGAGGAAATTACATCGAAGGTTGTAGATGCGTTGATCCCTCTGGATGAGCTTGAAAACTGGGCTTCCCGAAATATTTATCCTCCCAATTACGGAGATAAGGTGGCGGACCAGGTGAAAGGTGATGTTTTACTGCACAAATACAGGTATATCGATTATTTGATCAAAGAAACCGCCAAAGAACTAGACCAATACAGCAACAGTGATGAAGTAAAATATTACGAGCTGATCAAAAAAATCACTTTGCTGAAACAGGCTTCCATACGGCTGAGCAATATCATTGAATATTCACCGATTAAGGGGATCTATATCAATAGAAAAAGATAG